Proteins from one Daphnia pulicaria isolate SC F1-1A chromosome 3, SC_F0-13Bv2, whole genome shotgun sequence genomic window:
- the LOC124329439 gene encoding sterol carrier protein 2-like → MANNMLRKVLVVGVGMTKFEKPGRRSDFDYLDMVAEAVTNALKDGKVDYKQIQQAVVGYVDGESCCGQRALYPLGMNGIPIYNVNNNCSTGSSALLLDQQLVAGGVAECVLAVGFEKMKRVSLTGKGYDDRVNRPVNRQIIDK, encoded by the exons atggcTAATAACATGTTGAGGAAGGTTCTCGTTGTTGGTGTTGGTATGACCAAG tttgagAAACCCGGTAGACGTTCAGACTTTGATTACCTAGACATGGTTGCTGAAGCAGTTACGAACGCCCTTAAAGATGGAAAAGTAGATTACAAGCAAATCCAACAGGCTGTAGTAGGATATGTCGATG GTGAATCATGCTGTGGACAGAGAGCTTTGTATCCTTTGGGAATGAATGGCATCCCAATCTACAATGTCAATAACAATTGCTCAACTGGATCATCAGCCTTGCTGTTGGACCAGCAACTTGTGGCTGGTGGTGTTGCTGAATGTGTCCTCGCAGtaggatttgaaaaaatgaagagggTATCTCTTACTGGAAAG gGATATGATGATCGCGTTAATCGACCCGTTAATCGACAAATTattgataaataa